The genomic interval ATACCCTCCCTCCCTTCAtcgtctctctgtgtctctgtcagcgCTCAGACGCAGCCTGACGCTGACCATGAACTCTGCTTTAACCCTTGCAGGTCTGTCAGGTGTCGATGCCCTCCAGGTGAACATCCCTCAGGAACAATATGAGCACGCCCGAGGAGACAACATCACGCTGCCCTGCAAGTACGAAACCAAGAAGAAAGGCGAGATGGTCATCATCTCGTGGTCCGTGGAGGGGACACAGGCCAACGCCAAAGAGGTAAGACTGCGATGTGCTCGTTATCATCTTCATCAGTACTCGAACATGAATCAGACTAATGAGAAGAGACCTCTGCTTCCCTCCATGTCACACAGCTCCTGATCCTCACGTATTACTCTATCGGTGCAAGGACCGACATCAAGGCCATCTATGAAGGCCGGGTCTCTATAGATGTGAATGTTGCACAAGGAAAGGCTGACCTGAAGCTGAAAAGCATCACTCTGGCTGACAACAAGATGTTTGAGTGTCGAGTCCAGATCCCCGGAGACGACGAGGGCAAGCCGGCTGACACTGCACGTCTGGTGGTTCTCGGTAAAGtcacagaaatgtttttttaaaaacgaGTAGAAATCACACGGTTctgctttcttcttttaaatacTGAAAGTTTCTGCCCAGCGTTTGGACGATCTGAAAAGAGGAagtataaaaagaacaaaaacagctgcagaagagaagaagaggatcaGAAGAGCAGCTGACACTCAGTTTAAATCATCCGTCTGCAGCAGTCTTTGTTCTCAGTTGATTCTTCTTCTCTACTTTATTCACTGTATGCATCCACCTCTCATCATCTCTGTTTGATCTCTTCTTGTCCAGTCGCTCCCTCCAAGCCCATCTGTGAGATCCAGGGACAGGCGGAGTACGGCAAGAACATCAACCTGACCTGTAAGTCTGAGGAAGGCTCCCCAACACCCACCTACAAGTGGCAGAGTCAGGATGTCAGCAGGACTCCTCGCATGCCGGCTCCCAGAACCACCGACAGTAAGTACCAGAGTCTCGAACCTGAACGTCACCTGAAGGTGTCCTCACCTCAGCGGAGCAGCTACGGTCCTGAAAGAGGGGTCAAAGTTCACCTCTAATGTTAAAGTAAACTGAAGCCAGTAACACTCCACGCGGCTGAGTttaacacaaacagctgatctgaCTGAACTCTCCTCTCAAACAGACGAGTAGAATCAGACTTCAGGATTTAAcacttctgaaaacctctgtgtGATTCTTTTACCACAGAAATGTGAGCAGGACGTATgaccctcctcctcatcctcgctgcccccttgtggacagaaTGTGTAATTGCAACTGTTCAGAGAGTCAGTGCTTCATACTGATGTCCTCAATGATGTTCATTAATCTTCACAGATCAATCAAAGCCATGACACCCTTTCATAATAAAGTCCTCTTTGATCAGTTTGGAGAAATTTGTATACTTCACCTCAGAGACCAGCAGAAACTCAAATTGAGGACACACAGGATCATAAAGTTAGAAACCTCTGTGCAGCGTGGTCACATGACCCGAAAGTTTGATTACTTTATTCAAACCCCAAAGTATTGATCATCTCAGACGTGAGTTTTTATTGTGACATGTCTAATTAATAAGGAAACCAGCActgatgtgtctgtctgtgtgtctgcgtgtctgtctgtctgtctgcagagggAGGCATCCTGTCTTTGTACAACATCTCCAAAGACATCAGGATACTACACCTGCACCTCCAGCAACAAGATCCGCTCCGCTACCTGCAACATCACCCTCTCAGTCATGCCACGTGAGAGACCTCTCCGTCTTTAAACTTCCTCCAACATAAAATCATCTTCACagaaaataatgttaataatctTCCTTCTCTCCCGCAGCCTCCATGAACATCGGCTCCACCGCAGGAATCATCGGAGCTGTCGTCGCCGCGTTGATCgtgctcatcatcatcatctactgctgctgctgtcgcaagaagaagaacaaagaggAGGACTACGCCATGGGGTAAATATTTCATCACTGATGTCTGTGAATAAACGGGACCAATCACATCTTTTAGGTAAACACAGCGTCCACCAAGAGAGCCACGAGAGGCAAATCTTAATATCCACAGCACATGTTAGACACAGGAGGAAGGCTTCCTGATGAAGGGTTGNNNNNNNNNNNNNNNNNNNNNNNNNNNNNNNNNNNNNNNNNNNNNNNNNNNNNNNNNNNNNNNNNNNNNNNNNNNNNNNNNNNNNNNNNNNNNNNNNNNNNNNNNNNNNNNNNNNNNNNNNNNNNNNNNNNNNNNNNNNNNNNNNNNNNNNNNNNNNNNNNNNNNNNNNNNNNNNNNNNNNNNNNNNNNNNNNNNNNNNNTGAAGGGTTGAAGTAATGATATAATGTTCCTGCAGGAAAGACtgaaactattattattattattattattattattattattattattattattattattattattattattattattatttaactgtCAGAGTCAAGTTCAATGAGTGAACGATAACTTACAAACATCAGACGCTCAGAGGAGAACTGACAGAGAGGTTTGTGAGGCTAATTTTAAAGAGAGGAGACTCTCAAGAAActcaaagacaacaaaacaaaacaaaaacaacaacaacaacatcagtgaCCTATTCTGCCTCAGAGAGCCAAAAACTAAACCAAGATCAAACCAACATTAATCTGTGACCTCCAGAGTCATATCCTCCTCATGTCTCATCCACAGAGACGCACTCGTCTCTCTGATTCAGCCTGTTTTTATCacactgtatataaagatggctGGTGTCTCCACCTCTTCTCACTGTACCAAGATGAAGCCAAGATGGCGGTGCAGGGACACTGTAATGAAACGTTCTCTGAGTTAGTGTTTCTTGTCAGCGGTCAGTTGTTATTCGATGTTtcagctttaaatcaaaattaaacCTTCAAAAAAACATTAGGACAGAAATCAGATCGACGCCGGGAAGAGACATTTATCAGAGTTTCATCCAACAATCTGACTCGCTCTCTTTGCAGCGTCCGTGAGGAAGAGTACACGGACAAGGAGCCGGCTGGAAACGGCGAGAGTCGCCGAGCTGACGGCCAAGAGGACCCCAAAGGTTACCCGGACTCCAGCGTGAGGAGCCAAGACGGCTATGAAGAACGGAGCGAGCGCAACTACGACAGCCGCAGGGATTACGATGACCGCCGCAGCGATTACGATGATGGCCGCAGCGACTATACAGACCGCCGTGACAGGAGCGGTGACCGCCATGAGCGCTATGATGATGATCGCCGCTATGATGATGAGCGCCGCTATGAGGATGAGCGCCACACCGACGACCGCCGCACCGACGACCGCAGAGATCGCCAATATGATGATGACAGAGACCGTCgctatgatgatgatgaaagagACCGCCGGTATGATGACCGCTATGATGAGCCCCACGATGACAGACCACCGGTCCCGCCTAACAACAAACCGAGGAGGGACTACGATGACTAAGACCGACGACCCGTCTCTCCACTGATCTCACCTCCTCCCCGTCTCTTTGACCATGTCACACGGCGCTCTCTGAAATGCTGTTCTGATGTCACTCAGGTCAGGTttctaaaacaaaca from Notolabrus celidotus isolate fNotCel1 chromosome 3, fNotCel1.pri, whole genome shotgun sequence carries:
- the gpa33a gene encoding LOW QUALITY PROTEIN: glycoprotein A33 (transmembrane), paralog a (The sequence of the model RefSeq protein was modified relative to this genomic sequence to represent the inferred CDS: inserted 2 bases in 1 codon), with the translated sequence MEGRMFCWTLLVLGLSGVDALQVNIPQEQYEHARGDNITLPCKYETKKKGEMVIISWSVEGTQANAKELLILTYYSIGARTDIKAIYEGRVSIDVNVAQGKADLKLKSITLADNKMFECRVQIPGDDEGKPADTARLVVLVAPSKPICEIQGQAEYGKNINLTCKSEEGSPTPTYKWQSQDVSRTPRMPAPRTTDKGGILSLYNISKDXSGYYTCTSSNKIRSATCNITLSVMPPSMNIGSTAGIIGAVVAALIVLIIIIYCCCCRKKKNKEEDYAMGVREEEYTDKEPAGNGESRRADGQEDPKGYPDSSVRSQDGYEERSERNYDSRRDYDDRRSDYDDGRSDYTDRRDRSGDRHERYDDDRRYDDERRYEDERHTDDRRTDDRRDRQYDDDRDRRYDDDERDRRYDDRYDEPHDDRPPVPPNNKPRRDYDD